The Streptomyces sp. DG1A-41 genomic sequence TCGTCCGCGGCAAGGGCAGGTTCGTGGTCACGTCGTACGTGCCGACGGACGAGCGCACCACCTCGCGCTTCCCGCTGGTGCTCACCACGGGCCGGATCCTCAGCCAGTACAACGTCGGGGCGCAGACGCGCCGTACGGACAACGTGGCGTGGCATCCCGAGGACATCCTGGAGCTCCACCCGCTGGATGCCGAGAACCGCGGCATCACCGACGGCGACATGGTGACGCTGGCCAGCCGGGTCGGCAGTACGACGCTGCGCGCGCGGGTGTCCGACCGGATGCCGCCGGGCGTCGTCTACACGACGTTCCATCACCCGGTGACCGGCGCCAACGTCGTCACCACCGAGAACTCGGACTGGGCGACCAACTGTCCGGAGTACAAGGTGACCGCCGTGCAGGTCGGCCTCGCCCACCCGCTCGGGCGGCACGCCACCGAGTCCGTCGAGACCGGCCGGCTCGCGGAGGTGGACTGAGATGACCGCCACCGTGCCGTCCGAGCAGCGCATGGCGAACCAGATCGCCGCCAACTTCCGCCACGTCCCCGCCGACACCGCCGCCGAGGCGATCGCCGCCCACATCCGCCGGTTCTGGGACCCGCGGATGCGCGGGCGGCTGCAGGAGCTGGTGGATGACGGGGCGGACGGCCTGGATCCCGTGGTCCTCGCCGCGGCT encodes the following:
- a CDS encoding formate dehydrogenase subunit delta, yielding MTATVPSEQRMANQIAANFRHVPADTAAEAIAAHIRRFWDPRMRGRLQELVDDGADGLDPVVLAAAQLLRQPQEASAG